One segment of Streptomyces sp. XD-27 DNA contains the following:
- a CDS encoding iron chelate uptake ABC transporter family permease subunit → MRVEFGPVGVRLRPRVALTVLGLAVAGFAALIASVSIGTYPIPLRDVLGAVLGFGDGSADLIVHQLRLPRALTALMVGAAFGMAGAIYQAVTRNPLASPDLIGISAGAGAGAVSAIVLGGVTAAGAGTFEAVPFGALAGALATATLIYLLAYRGGTITGYRFVLVGLAANGALIALTRWLLARADIDQASRALVWLTGSLNGRGYDHVRWAGYALLLLVPLTLALARSYQLLQFDDDTALSLGIRLGRARIALLVLATCLTAVATAAAGPISFIALGAPQIARWLAGTAGIPLVISGMVGSVLLLFADLAARQVLAPTELPVGIITGAIGAPYLLLLLARANRAGKGG, encoded by the coding sequence ATGAGAGTGGAGTTCGGGCCGGTCGGCGTACGGCTGCGCCCCAGGGTCGCCCTCACGGTCCTCGGGCTCGCGGTGGCCGGTTTCGCCGCCCTCATCGCCTCGGTGTCGATCGGCACCTACCCCATCCCCCTGCGGGACGTGCTCGGCGCGGTCCTCGGCTTCGGTGACGGCTCCGCCGACCTGATCGTCCATCAGCTCCGGCTGCCGCGCGCCCTGACCGCCCTCATGGTCGGGGCCGCCTTCGGGATGGCCGGCGCCATCTACCAGGCGGTCACCCGCAACCCGCTGGCCAGCCCCGACCTCATCGGCATCTCGGCCGGGGCCGGCGCGGGCGCCGTCTCCGCGATCGTCCTGGGCGGGGTCACCGCGGCCGGCGCCGGCACCTTCGAAGCGGTGCCCTTCGGGGCGCTGGCCGGAGCGCTGGCCACCGCCACGCTGATCTACCTGCTGGCCTACCGGGGCGGCACCATCACCGGCTACCGCTTCGTCCTCGTCGGCCTGGCCGCCAACGGCGCGTTGATCGCGCTCACCCGCTGGCTGCTGGCCCGCGCCGACATCGACCAGGCCTCCCGCGCCCTGGTCTGGCTCACCGGCAGCCTCAACGGGCGCGGCTACGACCACGTCCGCTGGGCCGGGTACGCGCTCCTCCTCCTGGTCCCGCTCACCCTCGCCCTGGCGCGGTCCTACCAGCTGCTCCAGTTCGACGACGACACCGCCCTCAGCCTGGGCATCCGGCTGGGCCGGGCCCGTATCGCCCTGCTGGTCCTGGCCACCTGCCTGACCGCCGTGGCCACCGCCGCGGCCGGACCCATCTCCTTCATCGCCCTGGGCGCCCCGCAGATCGCCCGCTGGCTCGCCGGAACCGCCGGGATCCCGCTGGTCATCAGCGGGATGGTCGGCTCCGTCCTGCTGCTGTTCGCCGACCTCGCCGCCCGCCAGGTCCTCGCCCCGACCGAGCTGCCGGTCGGCATCATCACCGGCGCCATCGGCGCGCCCTACCTGCTGCTGCTGCTCGCCCGCGCCAACCGGGCCGGAAAGGGAGGCTGA
- a CDS encoding glutamine synthetase family protein has protein sequence MDKQQEFVLRTLEERDIRFVRLWFADVLGFLKSVAVAPAELEQAFDEGIGFDGSAIEGFARVYESDMIAKPDPSTFQILPWRAEAPGTARMFCDILMPDGSPSYADPRYVLKRILARTSDLGFTFYTHPEIEFFLLKDKPVDGTRPVPADSSGYFDHTPQNVGMDFRRQAITMLESMGISVEFSHHEGAPGQQEIDLRYADALSTADNIMTFRLVMKQVALEQGVQATFMPKPFSEYPGSGMHTHLSLFEGDRNAFYESGAEFQLSKVGRSFIAGLLRHAAEISAVTNQWVNSYKRIWGGANRTAGAGGEAPSYICWGHNNRSALVRVPLYKPGKTGSTRVEVRSLDSGANPYLAYAVLLAAGLKGIEEGYELPAGADDDVWALSDAERRSLGIEPLPQNLGEAISLMERSELVAETLGEHVFDFFLRNKKQEWEEYRSEVTAFELRKSLPVL, from the coding sequence ATGGATAAGCAGCAGGAGTTCGTGCTCCGTACGCTCGAAGAGCGCGACATCCGGTTCGTGCGGCTGTGGTTCGCCGACGTGCTCGGCTTCCTCAAGTCCGTGGCGGTCGCCCCCGCCGAACTGGAGCAGGCCTTCGACGAAGGCATCGGCTTCGACGGCTCCGCGATCGAGGGCTTCGCCCGCGTCTACGAGTCCGACATGATCGCCAAGCCGGACCCGAGCACCTTCCAGATCCTGCCCTGGCGCGCCGAGGCCCCCGGCACCGCCCGGATGTTCTGCGACATCCTGATGCCCGACGGCTCCCCGTCCTACGCGGACCCGCGCTACGTCCTCAAGCGCATCCTCGCCAGGACCTCCGACCTCGGGTTCACCTTCTACACCCACCCCGAGATCGAGTTCTTCCTGCTCAAGGACAAGCCGGTGGACGGCACCCGGCCGGTCCCGGCCGACTCCTCCGGCTACTTCGACCACACCCCGCAGAACGTCGGCATGGACTTCCGCCGCCAGGCGATCACCATGCTCGAATCCATGGGCATCTCGGTCGAGTTCTCCCACCACGAGGGCGCCCCCGGCCAGCAGGAGATCGACCTGCGGTACGCCGACGCGCTCTCCACCGCCGACAACATCATGACCTTCCGGCTGGTCATGAAGCAGGTGGCGCTGGAGCAGGGCGTCCAGGCCACCTTCATGCCCAAGCCGTTCTCGGAGTACCCCGGCTCCGGCATGCACACCCACCTGTCCCTCTTCGAGGGCGACCGGAACGCGTTCTACGAGTCCGGCGCCGAGTTCCAGCTGTCCAAGGTCGGCCGGTCCTTCATCGCCGGTCTGCTGCGGCACGCCGCCGAGATCTCCGCCGTGACCAACCAGTGGGTCAACTCCTACAAGCGCATCTGGGGCGGCGCGAACCGCACCGCGGGCGCCGGCGGCGAGGCGCCCTCGTACATCTGCTGGGGCCACAACAACCGCTCCGCGCTGGTCCGCGTCCCGCTCTACAAGCCCGGCAAGACCGGCTCCACCCGCGTCGAGGTCCGCTCCCTCGACTCCGGCGCCAACCCCTACCTGGCGTACGCGGTGCTGCTGGCGGCCGGCCTCAAGGGCATCGAGGAGGGCTACGAGCTCCCGGCGGGCGCCGACGACGACGTGTGGGCCCTGTCCGACGCCGAGCGGCGCTCGCTCGGCATCGAGCCGCTGCCGCAGAACCTCGGCGAGGCCATCTCCCTGATGGAGCGCAGCGAACTGGTCGCCGAGACGCTCGGCGAGCACGTCTTCGACTTCTTCCTTCGTAACAAGAAGCAGGAGTGGGAGGAGTACCGGTCGGAGGTCACCGCCTTCGAGCTGCGCAAGAGCCTGCCGGTGCTGTAG
- a CDS encoding iron ABC transporter permease, producing MSLKPAPAAAQEPTATARPARRTSTRLTVVVVLLALLAAAGCASLAIGTKPVPLSDVFAALGGSREGDAVVVRELRMPRTLLGLLVGLALGAAGAVAQDITRNPLGDPGLIGISAGGSFAVAASIGGLGLTSSYQYIWFAFLGGALAGLLAYAVGGTGYGGATPAKLALAGAAVTVLLDACTNTLLMLDVRTLDQYRFWAVGSLAGRDADLAWQLLPFIAVGLLLALGLSGRLNALALGDDLASSLGTRVRTTRALGGLAVILLTGAAVAAAGPVTFVGLVVPHVVRAFTGPDARWLIPCSALGGAVLLISADVVGRMVARPGELEAGVVTALVGAPFLALLVKLGKLKEHTR from the coding sequence GTGTCCTTGAAGCCCGCGCCTGCCGCCGCGCAGGAACCGACGGCGACCGCCCGGCCCGCGCGGCGGACCTCCACCCGCCTCACCGTGGTGGTCGTCCTGCTCGCGCTGCTGGCCGCCGCGGGCTGCGCCTCGCTCGCCATCGGCACCAAGCCCGTGCCGCTGTCCGACGTGTTCGCCGCGCTCGGCGGCAGCCGGGAGGGCGACGCGGTCGTCGTACGGGAGCTGCGCATGCCGCGCACCCTCCTCGGGCTGCTCGTCGGACTGGCCCTGGGCGCGGCGGGCGCGGTCGCCCAGGACATCACCCGCAACCCGCTCGGCGACCCCGGGCTCATCGGCATCAGCGCCGGAGGCTCCTTCGCCGTCGCGGCGAGCATCGGCGGGCTCGGGCTGACCAGCTCGTACCAGTACATCTGGTTCGCCTTCCTCGGCGGGGCGCTGGCCGGTCTCCTCGCGTACGCGGTCGGCGGCACCGGATACGGCGGCGCCACCCCCGCCAAGCTGGCCCTGGCCGGAGCCGCCGTCACCGTCCTGCTCGACGCCTGCACCAACACCCTGCTGATGCTGGACGTCCGCACCCTGGACCAGTACCGCTTCTGGGCGGTCGGCTCGCTCGCCGGCCGCGACGCCGACCTGGCCTGGCAACTGCTGCCGTTCATCGCGGTGGGACTGCTGCTGGCCCTCGGGCTGAGCGGGCGGCTCAACGCCCTCGCCCTCGGCGACGACCTCGCCAGCAGCCTGGGCACCCGGGTCCGCACCACCCGGGCGCTCGGCGGGCTCGCGGTCATCCTGCTCACGGGCGCGGCCGTCGCCGCCGCCGGCCCCGTCACCTTCGTCGGCCTCGTCGTCCCGCACGTCGTACGGGCCTTCACCGGGCCGGACGCGCGCTGGCTCATCCCCTGCTCCGCGCTGGGCGGAGCCGTCCTGCTGATCTCCGCCGACGTCGTCGGACGCATGGTCGCCCGCCCCGGCGAGTTGGAGGCCGGAGTGGTCACCGCGCTCGTCGGCGCGCCGTTCCTCGCCCTGCTGGTCAAGCTCGGCAAGCTCAAGGAGCACACGCGATGA
- a CDS encoding ABC transporter ATP-binding protein — translation MADMADMADMAETTGAAPADGVSGAAKTADAGAPGAALGGTGLRLAYGDRVVADGLDLEIPAGRVTALVGPNACGKSTALRALARLLKPAAGAVHLDGRDIAELSARDLALRLALLPQSPAAPDGITVRDLVARGRTPHQRWWRQWSQTDDAAVDAALEATGAAPLADRGLDELSGGQRQRVWIAMALAQDTSVLLLDEPTTYLDLAHQVDVLELVSELNRADGRTVVMVLHELNLACRYADHLIAMRDGEVAAAGPPTDVVTPDLVHDVFGMRAAVIECPVAGTPLVIPEGGRRTAR, via the coding sequence ATGGCCGACATGGCCGACATGGCCGACATGGCCGAGACGACGGGCGCGGCCCCTGCGGATGGCGTATCCGGTGCGGCGAAGACCGCCGATGCCGGCGCACCCGGCGCCGCGCTCGGCGGCACCGGGCTGCGCCTCGCGTACGGCGACCGCGTCGTCGCCGACGGGCTCGACCTGGAGATCCCCGCGGGCCGGGTGACCGCCCTGGTCGGCCCCAACGCCTGCGGCAAGTCCACCGCGCTGCGCGCCCTGGCCCGCCTCCTCAAGCCCGCCGCCGGCGCCGTCCACCTCGATGGCCGGGACATCGCCGAGCTCTCCGCCCGCGACCTCGCCCTCCGGCTCGCCCTGCTGCCGCAGAGCCCCGCGGCGCCGGACGGGATCACCGTACGGGACCTGGTCGCCCGCGGCCGCACCCCGCATCAGCGCTGGTGGCGGCAGTGGTCCCAGACCGACGACGCCGCCGTCGACGCGGCCCTGGAGGCCACCGGCGCCGCCCCGCTGGCCGACCGCGGCCTGGACGAACTCTCCGGCGGCCAGCGGCAGCGCGTGTGGATCGCGATGGCGCTGGCCCAGGACACCTCCGTACTGCTCCTGGACGAGCCCACCACCTACCTCGACCTCGCCCACCAGGTCGACGTCCTGGAGCTGGTCAGCGAGCTCAACCGGGCCGACGGCCGCACGGTGGTGATGGTCCTGCACGAGCTCAACCTCGCCTGCCGCTACGCCGACCACCTCATCGCCATGCGCGACGGCGAGGTGGCCGCCGCGGGCCCGCCCACCGACGTCGTCACCCCGGACCTCGTCCACGACGTTTTCGGCATGCGCGCCGCCGTCATCGAGTGCCCCGTCGCGGGCACGCCGCTGGTCATCCCCGAAGGCGGCCGCCGTACCGCCCGCTGA